A region from the Rufibacter sp. DG15C genome encodes:
- a CDS encoding D-alanyl-D-alanine carboxypeptidase/D-alanyl-D-alanine-endopeptidase → MSLYFPKAFNKLLPVLSLWAVMGCSTSKPASAIESAPAAVTPAVPTPPPYGPAEIKRQVLASEALKNRFVGFALYDPELKQMVVEHNADKYFVPASNTKLFTFYASLKMLGDSIPALKYVVRGDSLIFWGTGDPTFTHMDVKNSLAYDFLKNRKEKLYYLEAPFESEPFAPNWSWDDYNYYYQPERSVFPIHGNVVKFVKKAGVASYSVTPKRFKASTKTDTARNVNKDEFVRAWRSNDFQYFPRHAPASFSVEVPFIPSPDMTVKLLADTLKRSVTLLKQRALPKGGQTFYGLPADTVLKRMMQVSDNLFAEQLMALCSGTLSDTLSVERGIQHATKTYLADLPDAPIWVDGSGLSVKNMFTPRSIIALLKKLQQERPTERLLTLMATGGQPGTFKSIYQAAVPFVFGKSGTLSHVHNQSGYIKTKSGKLLLFSFMNNNYSATSIEIRNEMVRIMTEVHEKY, encoded by the coding sequence ATGTCTTTATACTTCCCCAAAGCATTTAATAAACTGTTGCCGGTGCTAAGCCTCTGGGCGGTGATGGGCTGCTCCACTAGCAAGCCTGCCTCTGCCATAGAGAGCGCTCCCGCCGCAGTGACCCCGGCTGTGCCCACACCGCCTCCCTACGGACCCGCTGAAATCAAACGGCAGGTCTTAGCTTCTGAAGCTTTGAAGAACCGGTTTGTGGGCTTTGCCTTGTATGATCCCGAGCTCAAGCAGATGGTGGTAGAGCACAACGCTGACAAGTACTTTGTGCCTGCCTCCAATACTAAGCTGTTCACGTTCTACGCCAGCCTTAAAATGCTGGGGGATTCTATTCCGGCCTTGAAGTATGTAGTGCGCGGTGATTCGCTTATCTTCTGGGGAACTGGTGACCCTACCTTCACGCACATGGATGTGAAGAACTCCCTGGCCTATGATTTCCTGAAGAACCGCAAAGAGAAACTGTATTACCTGGAGGCACCGTTTGAGAGCGAGCCCTTCGCGCCCAACTGGTCTTGGGACGACTACAACTACTACTACCAACCCGAAAGAAGCGTTTTTCCCATCCATGGGAACGTGGTCAAGTTCGTGAAGAAGGCAGGCGTAGCTTCTTACTCGGTGACGCCCAAGCGCTTCAAGGCCTCCACAAAAACAGACACGGCCCGCAACGTAAATAAAGATGAGTTTGTGAGGGCCTGGCGAAGCAATGATTTCCAGTATTTCCCTCGGCACGCGCCTGCCAGTTTCTCGGTGGAAGTGCCGTTCATTCCCTCGCCAGACATGACCGTGAAACTGTTGGCGGACACCTTGAAGCGGTCGGTGACGCTGTTGAAACAACGGGCCTTGCCGAAGGGCGGGCAGACGTTTTATGGATTGCCAGCTGACACCGTGCTCAAGCGCATGATGCAAGTGAGTGACAACTTGTTTGCAGAGCAGTTGATGGCCCTTTGCTCCGGCACGCTGTCAGATACGCTTTCGGTGGAGCGGGGCATCCAGCATGCCACCAAAACCTATTTGGCTGATTTGCCCGACGCGCCTATCTGGGTGGACGGCTCGGGCTTGTCGGTGAAGAATATGTTTACACCGCGCAGCATCATTGCGCTCTTGAAGAAGTTACAGCAGGAAAGACCCACAGAGCGCTTGCTGACACTTATGGCCACTGGCGGACAGCCCGGCACCTTCAAATCCATTTACCAGGCGGCGGTGCCCTTCGTCTTCGGGAAGTCCGGGACGCTGTCCCATGTGCACAACCAGAGCGGTTACATCAAAACCAAAAGCGGCAAGCTGTTGCTCTTCAGTTTCATGAACAACAACTACAGCGCCACCTCCATAGAAATCAGGAATGAGATGGTGCGCATCATGACCGAAGTGCACGAGAAATACTAG
- a CDS encoding GNAT family N-acetyltransferase, which yields MTSAPAQDTVHIIDYTPAHATHFKDLNQAWIERYFEMEELDHKSLGNPDSYIIQKGGHILMAEYNGEIVGTCALIKMENDTFELAKMAVTDKAQGLKIGRKLGEAAIMKARELGGKTLMLVSNRKLETAIHLYHRLGFVEVPIDSQDYKRADIKMEMPL from the coding sequence ATGACCAGCGCCCCGGCACAAGATACCGTCCACATCATAGACTATACCCCCGCGCACGCCACCCATTTCAAAGACCTGAACCAAGCCTGGATTGAGCGCTACTTTGAGATGGAAGAACTAGACCACAAATCCCTGGGCAATCCAGACAGCTACATCATCCAGAAAGGCGGGCACATTCTCATGGCCGAATACAACGGCGAGATTGTGGGCACCTGCGCGCTCATCAAAATGGAGAACGACACCTTTGAGCTGGCCAAGATGGCCGTCACGGACAAGGCGCAGGGCCTCAAGATTGGCCGCAAGCTAGGCGAAGCCGCCATTATGAAAGCCAGAGAACTGGGCGGTAAAACCTTGATGCTGGTCTCTAACCGCAAACTGGAGACCGCTATTCACCTGTACCATCGGTTGGGTTTCGTGGAAGTGCCCATTGACAGCCAAGACTACAAACGCGCCGACATCAAGATGGAAATGCCGCTCTAA
- a CDS encoding C40 family peptidase, whose product MMKNSPLLYLLVFLMACATAKTPPSETTSAPSPLMPHIEAVRQQFAPDKRTVLFQVSPNGQVLRGETNTPAAKAALLARLTSAGIPFQDSIQVLPEASLQGKHFAVVTLSVANLRSEPKHPAELATQATMGTPLNVYKYKDGWYLVQTPDKYLSWVDAAGIKLLDAAGFASWQQKEKLLYTQLFGFAQASAQPQSATVSDLVYGDVLALKNKTKDFYEVEFPDGRTGFVPVADAVLYKDWVASRQPSEENLVASAKRLMGLPYLWGGTSLKGVDCSGFTKTVYFMNGLVLPRDASQQVHVGELLDTQNGFQNLRPGDLLFFGVPAKDGKAERVVHVGMWIGNHEFIHSAGRVRISSMDPKAANFDAYELNRFLRAKRIPAQAALQDLRTSALYEAPAVK is encoded by the coding sequence ATGATGAAGAACAGCCCCCTTTTATATCTTCTGGTGTTTCTGATGGCCTGCGCCACCGCCAAAACACCGCCGTCAGAAACTACGTCTGCGCCTTCGCCCTTGATGCCGCACATTGAGGCCGTGCGCCAGCAGTTTGCGCCCGACAAACGCACCGTTCTGTTTCAAGTGAGCCCCAACGGCCAAGTACTGCGCGGCGAGACCAACACGCCCGCCGCCAAAGCCGCCCTGCTGGCCCGCCTGACCTCGGCGGGTATTCCGTTCCAAGACAGCATTCAGGTATTGCCCGAGGCTAGTCTCCAGGGAAAGCATTTTGCCGTGGTTACGCTGTCAGTGGCCAACCTGAGAAGTGAACCCAAACACCCCGCCGAACTGGCCACGCAGGCCACCATGGGCACGCCCCTGAACGTCTACAAATACAAAGACGGTTGGTACCTGGTGCAGACCCCAGACAAATACCTGTCTTGGGTAGACGCGGCCGGCATCAAGCTCTTGGACGCCGCCGGCTTTGCAAGCTGGCAGCAGAAAGAGAAACTGCTCTACACGCAATTGTTTGGCTTTGCCCAGGCCTCGGCGCAGCCGCAGAGCGCCACGGTTTCTGACTTGGTGTACGGCGATGTGTTAGCTCTGAAAAATAAGACCAAAGACTTTTACGAAGTAGAATTCCCCGATGGCCGCACCGGTTTTGTGCCGGTGGCAGATGCGGTCTTGTATAAGGATTGGGTGGCTTCGCGGCAGCCTTCTGAGGAAAATCTGGTAGCCTCTGCCAAGCGGTTGATGGGCTTGCCGTATCTGTGGGGAGGCACCTCTTTGAAAGGCGTGGATTGCAGCGGCTTCACCAAGACGGTCTATTTCATGAACGGCCTGGTTTTGCCACGTGACGCCTCACAGCAGGTACATGTGGGGGAACTGCTGGACACCCAAAACGGCTTCCAGAACCTGCGCCCCGGCGATTTACTGTTCTTCGGGGTGCCGGCCAAGGATGGGAAGGCTGAGCGCGTGGTGCACGTGGGCATGTGGATTGGCAACCATGAGTTCATCCACTCGGCGGGCCGCGTGCGCATTAGTAGCATGGACCCCAAAGCCGCCAACTTTGACGCTTATGAACTGAACCGTTTCCTGCGTGCCAAACGCATTCCGGCCCAGGCCGCGCTCCAAGACCTGCGCACCTCGGCTTTGTATGAAGCGCCTGCCGTGAAGTAA